In Erigeron canadensis isolate Cc75 chromosome 8, C_canadensis_v1, whole genome shotgun sequence, the DNA window ACGAGGATAGTGAGCACATTGATACGGAAACTAAGAACTCAGAAGTTCTTGATGGATATGGGTACTGCTTTTAGGACCTGTCTTCTGATGTTTCACTTTTGTAGTTAAAATATTATGTTACATTTTGATAATCTGCTGCTGCTTGTTTTTTGGCAGATGTTCTCATTACCGTCGCAGGTGCCGTTTAAGGGCCCCATGTTGTAATGAGATATTTGATTGTCGTCATTGTCATAATGAGGCAAAGGTGGGTACAACTTGAGTCTAGCTAATAAAGTAATGACATAATTGGGATGCATAATGGAATTAGTGTTTGACACTTTGACTAATCTTATTTGTTTCTACAGAATGACATTAACGTTGATAAAAAAGATAGGCATACCATCCCTCGCCATCAGATCAAACAGGTAGCTTGCTATCTAAGTTATATTGTTTTTACACTATATTTTTTGTTGAATAAATGATCAATGTATAATGTTGTTACCCTTACAGGTTATATGCACCCTTTGTGGTACTGAACAAGAGGTGAGTGTTTTTACTTTTGCCTTATGTTTTCATAGAAATTGTTCCAACTTTTCATTCCTATGGGCTATGGCTCAAGTTTTATTAACCTTTTGCACCTTTCTTAAATGTTTTGATACTTTTACTCTAGGTTCGGCAAACATGCGTCAACTGTGGTGTGTGCATGGGCAGATACTTTTGTGGGTCGTGCAAGCTTTATGATGATAATGTAAGATCTTGTGAGTATGATGATAATGTAAGACCTTTGTTTTCCATGGTCGGATTATCTAAATTGCTATCTATGTGCTTTTATGCAGATATCCAAGAGACAGTATCACTGTGATGGTTGTGGAATTTGCAGGTATGATTTGTATGCTATTTGCAATTGGAGCAATTGGATATTCTAGCAAATTCCAAAATTATTATAGATAGGAAACATAATAATCTCAGAAtcttgcttattagttttacaaatataaaCGTGAACCCACAAAGAGCGGATGCAACCGGGAAGAACGCAAAAAATGATACAAATTATGACTGGCTTTCACATCATTTATTTAGGATAAATTATTGGATATACGATCTTTCAAGTATACAAGGTACTTCAGATATACTAATAGAAATGGTTGTCATTGCCATTTTAGTTTAATATGACTACATTCAACTCACaagtatccaattgtggtaccgggatAGGGTTCCCTCCATcaccttttgttttttcaacTCGCAAGTAGCCTTATTTCTAGTTGTATGACATGTTACGGGTGTCAATGGTTTGGGTGATCAGATTAAAACCGATTGATTCATGATCAGGTCAACCCACAGAATCAATATTTTGAACCTTCAACATCTGCATTACCCTGTTCCCTAGCCTCCCCAGTTACAGAACTTTATTCATTGCTCAATCACTCATCTTTTATTCTCTAGTTAATTTTTTCTAGCATTTTGTTTAACCTTATAATCAAATATTTTGTGTCCACATTTTATTCAGACAAATCTTCTACAAATTGAGCGTCAAGTTGTTTCTTGATGACAaatattatagatttatatatatatgtgtgtgtgtgtgtgtgtgtgtgtgtgtgtgtaggtAACACTCGTTTTATAATATGCGTAGAAAATGTATTATCTTTCTATCACATATCATTAACGCCACAAAGTTTCCATCTATGATTGATTTTCTAGTATCACCTATTTACATATGACCATTTATAATATAACCAGTTTCTAAAATGCAAGTGATCTTATATATGACTGAAAAACAAGTGGGTTGCATCGAGGTCACAGTTTATCTATCCGGATTACTTCCCATGAACTAATAGTTCAGATCATAATCCATTAGCTAATTGGTCAGATCACAGTTCATAAGCTAATAGGTTAGATCACCATCCGCTGCGTCAAATGATCTGATCAGATCAGATCAGATCATCAACCAACTCAATTCATATATGTCCCATCGACAGGTTCAGTCGAATAATGGCATCTCTTTTAACTTGTGTTTAATTGCCTTTCATATCAGGATTGGCGGGCAGGAGAACTTTTTTCACTGTAACAAATGTGGTTAGTAATCTTCTCCATGATAGTAAATAGTTGGCTGGTCTGGAACTCTGGGATTTGGTCAACTCATTCTCCTTGATCGATCTTGTTACCCTTCAGGATGCTGCTACCCAAATTTTCTGAGAGAGAGCCACCCATGTGTTGAACGAGCTATGCACCAAGACTGCCCTGTATGCGTTGAGGTATGG includes these proteins:
- the LOC122611177 gene encoding probable E3 ubiquitin-protein ligase RZFP34; the encoded protein is MEAPLNLPTSLHLQERNAESTTEAITLTEEPKSCGQHDHEDSEHIDTETKNSEVLDGYGCSHYRRRCRLRAPCCNEIFDCRHCHNEAKNDINVDKKDRHTIPRHQIKQVICTLCGTEQEVRQTCVNCGVCMGRYFCGSCKLYDDNISKRQYHCDGCGICRIGGQENFFHCNKCGCCYPNFLRESHPCVERAMHQDCPVCVEYLFDSIDVVTVMPCGHTIHKECLKEMKLHSQYACPLCCKSVCDMSEMWEKIDMEVAVTPMPEFYQNKMIWILCNDCGANSEVPFHIVAHKCPNCKSYNTRQTRG